Proteins from one Hoplias malabaricus isolate fHopMal1 chromosome 2, fHopMal1.hap1, whole genome shotgun sequence genomic window:
- the itsn1 gene encoding intersectin-1 isoform X4, whose amino-acid sequence MAQFPTAFGGGLDTWVISVDERAKHDQQFHSLTPTPAGFITGDQAKNFFLQSGLPAPVLAQIWALADLNNDGKMDMHEFSIAMKLIKLKLQGHPLPPSLPPSMKQPPLSLPPPPAFGMPSMGAITGLPAVPPMPLPPLPPGVPGVGMSPPLVSSVTPPVPPMANGAPSMMQPISGFSHQAPLSATALNKSSSFNRSSAKLPKGQSFETPSAPSAPVPCDWAVPQSSRLKYRQLFNSHDKMMSGHLTGPQARTILMQSSLPQAQLATIWNLSDIDQDGKLTAEEFILAMHLIDMAMSGLPLPPLLPPELLPPTFRRVRSGSGVSVTSIHSTDQRGQEESAEEEEKETEKKLPVTFEDKKRENFERGNLELEKRRQALLEQQRKEQERLAALEREEQERKERERQEQERRRQHELEKQLEKQRELERQREEERRKEIERREAAKRELERQRQLEWERNRRQELLTQRNREQENIVLLKARKKTLEFELEALNDKKSQLEGKLQDIRFRLSTQRQEIESTNKTRELRIAEITTLQQQLQESQQWLGRLIPDKQCLNDQLKQVQQNSLHRDSLSSLQRAMEMKEATRQQLREQLDAVEKETRSKLLEIDAFNTQLKELREIHIKQQRQKQKEMEGDIIQPPLDNKSAELQESRLLAADEGISPAWRDSTLGKVPTPPASQPWMSHISEEESQSSKGDVQDKLSKLFMQHPEPGKLLGQSPWPVGDKVQMSGFNQEKVRVVYYRALYPFEARSHDEITIHPGDIVMVKGEWVDESQTGEPGWLGGEIKGKTGWFPANYAEKIPESEVPLNLRASATTTSATKLGARITPTSAATTPTTIQPVTTDTAAIAPPTTAAAVPGPTSTSSSASSNWADFSTTWPTNSAVEKQDADGWEAWPTQPTQPPQPSLSVPSGGQGRQRSAFTPATLSGSSPSPVLGQGEKVEGLQAQALYPWRAKKDNHLNFNKNDVITVLEQQDMWWFGEVQGQRGWFPKSYVKLISGPVRKSMSIESGSSDSPPTMKRPSPSPNKPMELGEEYIAMYTYESNEQGDLTFQQGDVITVLKREGDWWTGTVSGKTGVFPSNYVKPKDSEGLGPAGKTGSLGKKPEIAQVIAPYTATGAEQLTLAPGQLILIRKKNPGGWWEGELQARGKKRQIGWFPANYVKLLSPSTSKTTPTEPTPPKLPTPNAVCQVIGMYDYVAQNDDELPFGKGQIINVLSREDPDWWKGELNGSVGLFPSNYVKLTTDTDPSQQ is encoded by the exons ATGGCTCAATTCCCCACAGCCTTTGGAG GGGGGCTGGACACATGGGTTATCTCTGTGGATGAGAGAGCCAAACATGACCAACAGTTCCACAGTCTGACGCCGACACCTGCTGGCTTCATCACAG GTGACCAGGCCAAAAATTTCTTTCTGCAGTCAGGCTTACCTGCCCCTGTTCTGGCCCAGATATG GGCTCTTGCCGACTTGAACAATGATGGGAAGATGGACATGCATGAGTTCTCCATCGCCATGAAGCTAATAAAGCTGAAGCTGCAGGGACACCCGTTGCCCCCTTCCCTGCCCCCATCAATGAAGCAACCCCCTCTCTCCCTGCCACCTCCCCCAGCCTTTG GAATGCCCAGTATGGGAGCCATAACTGGTTTACCAGCGGTGCCACCCATGCCCCTTCCACCTCTTCCTCCTGGAGTGCCGGGAGTGGGCATGTCGCCCCCACTGGTCTCATCAGTGACCCCTCCTGTGCCTCCAATGGCCAACGGAGCCCCGTCAATGATGCAACCCATATCAGGTTTTTCACACCAAG CACCTCTCTCAGCCACAGCTCTCAACAAAAGCTCATCTTTCAACCGCTCTAGTGCCAAGCTTCCCAAGGGACAGTCTTTTGAAACACCTAG TGCCCCTTCAGCTCCTGTACCCTGTGACTGGGCTGTGCCCCAGTCTTCACGACTAAAGTATCGGCAACTATTTAACAGCCATGACAAGATGATGAGCGGCCATCTTACAG ggcctCAGGCTAGAACTATTCTTATGCAGTCCAGTCTACCACAAGCCCAGCTGGCCACCATCTG GAACCTGTCGGACATAGACCAGGATGGAAAGCTGACAGCCGAGGAGTTTATTCTGGCCATGCACTTAATCGACATGGCCATGTCTGGCctgcccctccctcctctccttCCCCCTGAACTTTTGCCTCCTACCTTCAG GAGAGTGCGCTCTGGCAGTGGTGTGTCTGTGACCAGCATCCACTCTACAGACCAGAGGGGCCAGGAAGAGTctgcagaggaagaggagaaagagactGAGAAAAAGCTTCCAG TCACTTTTGAGGACAAAAAGCGAGAAAACTTTGAGCGAGGGAATTTGGAGCTGGAGAAGAGGCGGCAGGCCCTGCTGGAGCAGCAGCGTAAAGAGCAGGAGCGGCTAGCGGCGCTGGAGCGAGAGGAGCAGGAGCGGAAAGAACGGGAGCGGCAAGAGCAGGAGCGCCGACGACAGCATGAGTTGGAGAAGCAGctggagaaacagagggagCTGGAGAGGCAGCGGGAAGAAGAGCGACGCAAAGAGATTGAGAGAAGAGAG gcAGCCAAACGGGAGCTGGAGCGGCAGCGGCAGTTGGAGTGGGAGAGGAACCGTAGGCAAGAGCTGCTAACCCAGAGGAACAGAGAGCAGGAAAACATTGTCCTGCTCAAAGCACGCAAGAAAACCCTAGAATTTGAACTAGAAGCTCTG AATGATAAGAAATCTCAGCTGGAGGGGAAGCTGCAAGATATCCGTTTCCGTTTGTCCACTCAGAGGCAAGAGATAGAGAGCACCAACAAGACGCGAGAGCTCCGCATTGCTGAGATCACAACACTGCAACAGCAGCTACAG GAGTCTCAGCAGTGGTTGGGTAGGCTGATTCCTGATAAACAGTGTTTGAATGACCAGCTGAAGCAAGTGCAACAGAACAGTCTTCACA GGGACTCATTGTCCAGTTTGCAGAGGGCCATGGAGATGAAAGAAGCAACCAGGCAGCAGCTCCGTGAGCAATTGGATGCAGTGGAAAAAGAGACGCGCTCCAAACTGCTAGAGATAGATGCCTTCAACACACAGCTGAAG GAGCTCAGGGAAATCCACATTAAGCAGCAGCGGCAAAAACAGAAGGAGATGGAGGGAGACATTATTCAGCCACCGCTGGACAACAAATCTGCAGAGCTACAGgagagcag ACTTCTGGCGGCTGATGAAGGCATATCACCTGCGTGGCGGGATTCAACACTTGGGAAAGTCCCCACACCACCTGCTTCTCAACCTTGGATGAGTCACATCAGTGAAGAGGAGAGCCAAAGCTCTAAAGGGGATGTTCAAGATAAACTCTCCAAACTGTTCATGCAGCATCCTGAACCAGGAAAACTGCTGGGTCAGTCACCCTGGCCTGTAGGAG ataaaGTGCAGATGTCTGGCTTTAATCAGGAAAAGGTAAGGGTGGTGTACTACAGAGCACTTTACCCCTTTGAGGCCCGCAGTCATGATGAAATCACCATCCACCCTGGAGACATAGTCATG GTGAAAGGGGAGTGG GTTGATGAGTCTCAAACAGGTGAACCTGGCTGGTTAGGAGGCGAAATAAAAGGAAAGACTGGCTGGTTTCCTGCCAACTATGCAGAGAAGATTCCAGAATCTGAAGTTCCTTTAAACCTGAGAGCCAGTGCAACCACGACTTCAGCCACCAAACTTGGCGCACGTATCACCCCCACATCTGCCGCAACCACACCCACAACCATTCAACCTGTCACTACAGATACGGCAGCAATAGCTCCGCCCACTACAGCCGCAGCTGTTCCTGGCCCCACTTCCACATCATCTTCTGCATCTAGTAACTGGGCAGATTTCAGCACTAC ATGGCCAACGAACTCAGCAGTGGAGAAACAGGATGCTGATGGTTGGGAGGCGTGGCCTACTCAGCCCACCCAGCCCCCCCAGCCCTCCTTGTCTGTTCCCAGTGGAGGGCAGGGCAGACAGCGCTCTGCTTTTACTCCCGCCACTCTCTCGGGCTCCTCCCCCTCACCTGTGCTTGGACAG GGGGAAAAGGTAGAAGGGCTGCAGGCTCAAGCTCTGTACCCGTGGAGGGCGAAGAAGGACAACCATCTAAACTTCAACAAGAATGATGTGATCACAGTGCTAGAGCAACAGGACATGTGGTGGTTTGGCGAAGTGCAGGGTCAGAGAGGCTGGTTTCCTAAATCCTACGTCAAACTCATCTCTGGGCCTGTGCGCAAGTCCATGAG TATTGAGTCAGGATCCTCTGATAGCCCTCCAACTATGAAGAGACCTAGCCCTTCTCCAAATAAACCCATGGAACTTGGTGAAG AGTACATAGCGATGTATACATACGAAAGCAACGAGCAGGGCGACCTGACCTTTCAGCAGGGTGATGTCATCACAGTGTTGAAGCGAGAAGGAGACTGGTGGACTGGCACAGTGTCCGGCAAAACCGGAGTCTTCCCTTCCAATTACGTCAAGCCCAAGGACTCTGAG GGGCTAGGGCCTGCTGGGAAAACGGGGAGTCTGGGAAAAAAACCAG AGATTGCCCAGGTGATCGCCCCCTACACAGCCACAGGGGCGGAGCAGCTGACGCTGGCACCAGGGCAGCTCATCCTTATCCGCAAGAAGAACCCTGGGGGCTGGTGGGAGGGAGAATTGCAG GCAAGAGGAAAGAAACGTCAGATTGGTTGGTTTCCAGCCAATTATGTGAAACTATTAAGCCCTAGCACCAGTAAGACCACGCCCACTGAGCCAACTCCGCCCAAATTGCCAACACCTAATGCAG TGTGCCAGGTAATTGGCATGTACGACTACGTGGCTCAGAATGATGATGAGCTGCCCTTTGGGAAGGGGCAGATCATCAATGTGCTGAGCAGGGAGGATCCTGATTGGTGGAAGGGGGAGCTGAACGGTTCTGTTGGCCTTTTCCCTTCCAACTACGTCAAACTCACGACCGACACAGACCCCAGCCAACAAT